The following are encoded together in the Candidatus Thermoplasmatota archaeon genome:
- a CDS encoding methyltransferase domain-containing protein, with protein MDSDLVGRSEPQGTSARAMSGGPRYASLDDSHFLHLAPWLRLVRTLQMLRSHVRSGGRVLDVGCGDGTTMMHLGGNRVGVDVSMDVLKSAKARSGADVVLGSALALPFRDGSFDVVVCTEVLEHLDDMEGAIGQLAAVAKRDGTIHLTVPLASWYRLMLFRLLGIRPYYLSEEEHKREFSAVPVDRFSSVSSLLSSLERYGLRIEDVRGSYFFPDKMEGPLDEIVRGSTRLRAIAERLDAIANILPKMRYLGRYLALSCRKVM; from the coding sequence ATGGACAGTGACCTTGTTGGACGCTCCGAACCACAGGGCACGAGTGCCCGAGCGATGAGCGGGGGTCCGAGATATGCGTCTCTGGACGATTCTCACTTCTTGCATCTGGCACCTTGGCTTAGATTGGTCAGGACACTGCAAATGCTCCGGTCACATGTGAGGAGCGGGGGGAGGGTCCTGGATGTGGGGTGCGGTGACGGAACGACCATGATGCATCTAGGCGGGAACCGCGTCGGAGTCGATGTGTCCATGGACGTTCTCAAATCCGCCAAGGCTCGCTCAGGAGCGGATGTCGTACTTGGGTCCGCATTGGCTCTTCCTTTCCGCGACGGGTCCTTCGATGTCGTGGTTTGTACCGAGGTTCTCGAGCACCTCGATGATATGGAAGGTGCAATCGGTCAACTGGCAGCTGTCGCGAAGCGGGATGGAACAATCCATCTAACGGTACCTCTGGCGAGCTGGTACAGACTCATGCTGTTCAGGCTACTGGGCATCAGGCCCTACTACCTCAGCGAAGAAGAGCACAAGAGGGAGTTCTCAGCAGTCCCCGTCGACAGATTCAGTTCAGTCTCTTCGCTCCTCTCATCTTTGGAGCGATACGGCCTCAGGATTGAGGACGTCAGAGGATCCTATTTCTTCCCAGACAAGATGGAGGGCCCCCTCGACGAGATCGTACGCGGTTCCACGAGATTGAGGGCCATCGCCGAGCGTTTGGATGCGATCGCAAATATCCTGCCGAAGATGAGATATCTCGGTCGGTACCTCGCGCTGTCGTGTCGGAAGGTCATGTAG
- a CDS encoding winged helix-turn-helix transcriptional regulator: MRRSKSRGVGKALERVMLGGDDEERAGLESVLMSPVRQRLFAFLCRYPGSPLKTVSAANDISQSTAAWHLRQLMESGYINQRNVRNKVTYSPVGLVDEKDGELLELLNNEAAKKLFLTILSQPGLSQRELAKMLSTSDQSILRLVKRMEGLDLISRTTDGRFVRYFPSDGLKRAKDRNYKRGKEFRKDILRKLETDGLEPKVVRQSDTELMVEIQRSRFKSVLDLSVDPFRTVLE, translated from the coding sequence ATGAGAAGAAGTAAATCCAGGGGAGTCGGCAAGGCCCTTGAGAGGGTCATGCTTGGCGGGGACGATGAGGAGAGAGCCGGTCTAGAGTCCGTCCTCATGAGCCCCGTCCGGCAGAGGCTCTTCGCATTCCTGTGCCGATATCCTGGATCCCCGCTCAAGACGGTCTCGGCTGCAAACGACATCTCACAGAGCACCGCAGCTTGGCACCTGCGACAGCTAATGGAATCCGGCTACATCAACCAAAGAAATGTCCGCAACAAGGTGACATACTCTCCTGTGGGACTCGTTGACGAAAAGGATGGCGAGCTTCTGGAACTGCTGAACAACGAGGCCGCCAAGAAGCTGTTTCTCACGATACTGAGCCAGCCAGGACTCTCTCAAAGGGAACTGGCGAAGATGCTCAGCACGAGTGACCAGTCAATCCTAAGACTCGTCAAGCGAATGGAGGGTCTCGATCTCATCTCTCGCACGACCGACGGGAGGTTTGTCAGGTATTTCCCATCAGATGGACTGAAGAGGGCGAAGGATCGGAACTACAAGAGGGGGAAGGAGTTCCGCAAGGACATTCTTAGGAAGTTGGAGACCGATGGACTGGAGCCCAAGGTCGTCCGCCAATCGGATACGGAGTTGATGGTCGAGATTCAGAGGTCGCGATTCAAGTCCGTACTGGACCTCTCAGTTGATCCCTTCCGAACAGTACTGGAATAG
- a CDS encoding DNA polymerase II large subunit, which yields MGGIVCSQEMREYFDTLESDAERCYKVASKARGLGDDPELDVEIPRAEDLASRVERLLQDYDVKGIARRIRSLSKKHDREEVSLLIAKELARKGRGPKEVALDRAIRVGLAILTEGILVAPLEGLASVKIKKNRDNTSYADVYYSGPIRSAGGTGQALSVLIADVVRRELGIGAYKATREEVERFKEEIPLYRRLQHLQHTPTADDIDLIVSNCPIGINGEGTEDSEISGHRDLPRIETNRVRGGACLVIAEGLSLKAPKIRKHVSKLKIDGWGFIDDLVHEKTDDEAEEIQPNYRYIENIVAGRPILSHPSRPGGFRLRYGRSRATGLAALGVSPATMKALDSFIAVGTQIKIERPSKAGAVTPCDSIEGPILLMDNGDLIEVSDEKDVPSRGVKRIVDLGEILIPFGEFLENNHLLMPGAYAPEIYVQELRSKCEELPSDWRDPTPERAIELSESLGVPLHPKYNLFWHDLTVEEIGELRGHVAAKGRLEDGRLLIPRTDAIKDLVVRLGATHTESGDGLTFEKYSLPLIRCLGLRTDDGEIKKEADVDTSDPLDLVTKFAGFEVRARAPSRIGARMARPEKAKERLMKPAPHSLFPVGNFGGPQRLLKSAIASQDVSIEVGIRVCQECGSKWILPRCPCGGRTKPTKMVRPQRIPIARIHKEAVRRLGEGKALDAKCVRGMISKSKTPEALEKGILRSKHRVFVFKDGTTRFDMTDLPLTHFKPAEIGLSVDRARELGYAKDASGHPLERPDQLVELRPQDIVASKLCGEYLLRVAGFLDDLLEKFYGLERFYNAESPDDLLGHLLVGLAPHTSGGVLVRLIGYTDARACYAHPYFHAAKRRNCDGDEDCVMLLLDGLLNFSRSFLPERRGGLMDAPLVLTTRINPNEIDKEAHNIDLDEGYSLEFYEAANRFAHPRDVEDLVDTVGKRIGSVLQYEGLGFSHRTSNIASGPLTSAYKAGSMVEKMEAQLGLARKTRAVDAPDVASRIVTHHFLPDLIGNMKAFSTQHVRCTKCNAKFRRIPLKKKCSRCGGNLTLTVHRNSVRKYLEVSKRISEEYTIPKYLRQRIDLIEEAIESLFSNDKVHHLKLDDFCE from the coding sequence ATGGGTGGGATCGTCTGCAGCCAAGAGATGCGAGAGTATTTCGACACTCTGGAGAGTGATGCGGAGAGATGCTATAAGGTCGCCTCGAAGGCCCGGGGACTGGGAGATGATCCCGAACTCGATGTTGAGATCCCTCGCGCTGAGGACCTCGCATCGAGAGTTGAGCGTCTGCTCCAGGACTACGATGTCAAGGGAATCGCGAGGAGAATCAGAAGCCTCTCGAAGAAGCACGACAGAGAGGAGGTCTCCCTGCTCATTGCGAAGGAGCTCGCGAGAAAAGGTCGAGGACCCAAGGAGGTCGCCCTAGACAGAGCGATCCGGGTGGGACTCGCAATACTGACGGAGGGGATACTCGTCGCTCCGCTCGAAGGCCTGGCATCCGTCAAGATAAAGAAGAACAGGGATAACACGTCCTACGCGGACGTCTACTACTCTGGGCCGATAAGATCCGCCGGCGGGACCGGGCAGGCTTTGAGCGTCCTGATAGCAGATGTCGTCCGTCGAGAACTCGGGATAGGAGCCTACAAGGCAACGAGAGAGGAGGTTGAGCGCTTCAAAGAGGAGATACCGCTCTACAGACGCCTGCAGCACCTCCAGCACACGCCGACAGCTGATGATATCGATCTCATCGTGAGCAACTGTCCCATCGGAATCAACGGAGAGGGGACTGAGGACTCGGAGATCAGCGGTCACAGGGACCTGCCGAGAATAGAGACCAATCGGGTGAGGGGCGGGGCATGTCTTGTCATCGCGGAGGGGCTGTCCCTCAAGGCGCCGAAGATAAGGAAGCACGTCTCCAAGTTGAAGATAGACGGATGGGGTTTCATCGACGACCTGGTCCACGAGAAGACAGATGATGAGGCCGAGGAAATCCAACCGAACTACAGGTATATCGAGAACATAGTGGCTGGCAGGCCCATCCTGTCTCATCCCAGCAGGCCCGGCGGGTTCAGATTGCGGTATGGGAGATCAAGAGCCACCGGGCTCGCCGCGCTGGGAGTCAGCCCCGCGACGATGAAGGCACTGGACAGCTTCATTGCGGTCGGCACACAGATAAAGATAGAGAGGCCGAGCAAGGCTGGAGCCGTCACTCCGTGCGATTCAATCGAGGGGCCGATCCTGTTGATGGACAACGGCGACCTCATCGAGGTCTCGGATGAGAAGGACGTTCCGTCCCGCGGCGTCAAGAGGATAGTGGACCTCGGTGAGATACTGATTCCCTTCGGTGAGTTTCTCGAGAACAACCATCTGCTCATGCCTGGGGCATATGCGCCGGAGATTTACGTTCAGGAGTTGCGCTCGAAGTGTGAGGAGCTCCCCTCCGATTGGAGAGACCCAACACCGGAGAGAGCCATAGAGCTGTCAGAGTCCCTCGGCGTCCCGCTGCATCCGAAGTACAACCTCTTCTGGCATGATCTGACCGTCGAAGAGATCGGGGAGCTCAGGGGCCATGTCGCGGCCAAGGGTCGCCTTGAGGATGGAAGGCTGCTAATCCCCCGAACGGATGCGATCAAGGACTTAGTGGTCAGACTCGGCGCGACCCACACAGAGAGCGGAGATGGCCTGACGTTCGAGAAGTACTCGCTCCCGCTCATCAGATGCTTGGGGCTCAGGACAGATGATGGCGAAATCAAGAAGGAGGCCGACGTTGATACTTCCGATCCCCTGGATCTTGTAACGAAGTTCGCGGGATTCGAGGTTAGAGCCCGGGCGCCCTCGCGCATCGGTGCGAGAATGGCCCGGCCCGAGAAGGCAAAGGAGCGGTTGATGAAGCCGGCACCTCACAGCCTGTTTCCGGTCGGAAACTTTGGCGGGCCGCAGAGACTCCTCAAGTCCGCGATCGCTTCGCAAGACGTCTCCATCGAGGTTGGAATCAGGGTCTGCCAGGAGTGTGGCTCCAAGTGGATTCTTCCGAGATGCCCGTGCGGCGGGAGAACGAAGCCGACGAAAATGGTCAGGCCCCAGAGGATTCCCATTGCACGAATCCACAAAGAGGCCGTTAGAAGACTGGGCGAGGGCAAGGCTCTGGACGCGAAATGCGTCCGGGGGATGATATCGAAGAGCAAGACGCCTGAGGCCCTTGAGAAGGGGATTCTTCGCAGCAAGCACCGTGTGTTCGTATTCAAGGACGGCACGACGAGGTTCGACATGACGGACTTGCCGCTGACTCACTTCAAACCTGCGGAGATAGGTCTGAGCGTGGACAGGGCCCGCGAACTGGGTTACGCAAAAGACGCGAGCGGACATCCTCTTGAACGTCCGGATCAGCTGGTGGAGCTCAGGCCGCAGGACATCGTCGCCTCAAAGCTCTGTGGAGAGTACCTCTTGCGTGTTGCTGGATTCCTCGATGACCTGCTCGAGAAGTTCTACGGCTTGGAAAGATTCTACAACGCAGAGAGTCCAGATGACCTGCTCGGGCACCTCCTCGTCGGTCTTGCACCTCATACGTCAGGCGGCGTTCTTGTTCGGTTGATAGGCTACACTGATGCCAGAGCCTGCTACGCCCATCCGTACTTCCACGCGGCTAAAAGACGCAACTGTGATGGCGATGAGGATTGCGTCATGCTCCTTCTTGATGGCCTTCTGAACTTCAGTCGTTCGTTCCTGCCTGAAAGGAGGGGAGGACTAATGGATGCTCCCCTTGTGCTGACCACCAGGATAAACCCGAACGAGATAGACAAGGAGGCCCACAACATAGACCTCGATGAGGGCTATTCGCTGGAGTTCTACGAAGCGGCGAACAGGTTCGCCCATCCGAGGGATGTCGAGGACCTCGTGGACACTGTGGGGAAGAGGATAGGCAGCGTGCTGCAGTACGAGGGGCTCGGGTTCTCGCATAGAACGTCGAACATCGCTTCGGGTCCTCTGACGTCCGCGTACAAGGCTGGATCGATGGTTGAGAAGATGGAGGCTCAGCTGGGTCTGGCTCGAAAGACACGAGCGGTTGATGCCCCTGACGTCGCCTCGAGGATAGTGACTCATCACTTCCTGCCCGACTTGATCGGGAACATGAAGGCGTTCTCGACCCAGCATGTGAGATGCACGAAATGCAACGCCAAGTTCCGCAGGATACCGCTCAAGAAGAAGTGCTCCCGATGCGGCGGGAACCTCACGCTAACGGTCCACAGGAATTCCGTCAGGAAGTACCTGGAAGTCTCGAAGAGGATCTCCGAAGAGTATACGATTCCCAAGTACCTCAGACAGAGGATAGATCTCATCGAAGAGGCCATCGAGTCCCTCTTCAGCAACGATAAGGTCCACCACCTGAAGCTCGACGACTTCTGCGAGTGA
- a CDS encoding carboxypeptidase-like regulatory domain-containing protein — protein MRSKDIRMGSSGSVEGLPLQLLIAVVVTGIVIAMVLGWMSSLEPPKSIRDVQITDGGEQIDTLEYDLDEAEVSPRRITVIVFDQGLNPLSGAVVVVQGCGVSEYRTTNEDGEARIDVSDAFLPNGGSPIGHLEILVEKSGYIKLTRTFPVVRV, from the coding sequence GTGAGGTCGAAAGATATCAGGATGGGTTCTAGCGGCTCTGTTGAGGGTCTTCCTCTTCAGTTGCTCATAGCGGTTGTCGTCACGGGGATAGTGATCGCGATGGTCCTTGGATGGATGTCATCCTTGGAACCTCCGAAATCGATTCGGGATGTTCAGATCACCGATGGCGGGGAACAGATCGACACGTTGGAGTATGATCTGGATGAAGCGGAAGTCTCGCCCAGGAGGATAACGGTCATCGTGTTCGACCAGGGCCTGAACCCGTTGTCGGGAGCTGTCGTCGTCGTCCAAGGGTGTGGAGTGTCAGAATACAGGACCACAAATGAGGACGGTGAGGCTCGTATCGACGTCTCGGATGCGTTCCTTCCGAACGGGGGATCGCCCATAGGCCATCTGGAGATACTCGTGGAGAAATCTGGTTACATCAAATTGACAAGGACCTTTCCCGTGGTAAGGGTGTGA
- a CDS encoding cysteine desulfurase: MDVPAIRKDFPVLQGDDAPIFFDSACTTLRPTQVLEAMSEYYEKYPSCGGRSIHKFGTRVTLEVDEARKKIHRFLNSERREEIVFVKNTTEAINMVASCLSFERDDVVLTTDKEHNSNLVPWHELSRKKGVTYRVVRSNEDNTFSMENLKEMMSKKVKLVSMVHTSNLDGHTIPAKEIAEIVHDYGGLFMMDGAQSAPHLPVDVQDLDVDFFACSIHKMCGPSGMGVFYGKYDLLEELDTFIVGGDTVSDSRYEGCEILRPPHKFEAGLQNFSGIIGAGAAVDYLSNIGLAEIEEHSRMLNRKGTKLLENVPGLDILGPDVEGRGAILPFNMEGLDPHDVAMILDEVANIMIRSGMHCVHSWFNAHNMKGCSRASFYIYNTEEEVDVLGERITKMSEQFS, encoded by the coding sequence ATGGACGTTCCCGCCATTAGGAAGGATTTCCCAGTACTCCAGGGTGACGATGCACCGATCTTCTTCGACAGTGCCTGCACGACGCTGAGACCCACTCAGGTCCTCGAGGCGATGAGCGAGTACTACGAGAAGTATCCATCCTGCGGCGGGAGAAGCATACACAAATTCGGAACCCGCGTGACCCTCGAGGTCGACGAGGCCAGGAAGAAGATCCATCGCTTCCTCAACTCGGAGAGGCGAGAGGAGATCGTGTTCGTGAAGAACACGACGGAGGCGATTAACATGGTCGCCTCGTGCCTCAGTTTCGAGCGGGACGATGTCGTGCTGACAACGGACAAGGAACACAACTCCAATCTCGTTCCCTGGCATGAGCTCTCGAGGAAGAAGGGCGTGACGTACCGGGTCGTGAGGTCCAACGAGGACAACACGTTCTCCATGGAGAACCTCAAGGAGATGATGTCAAAGAAGGTGAAGCTCGTCAGCATGGTTCACACATCCAATCTCGATGGGCACACCATTCCGGCGAAGGAGATTGCGGAGATCGTTCACGACTACGGTGGGCTTTTCATGATGGACGGTGCGCAGAGCGCGCCCCACCTGCCGGTCGATGTCCAGGACCTGGATGTGGACTTCTTCGCGTGCTCCATCCACAAGATGTGCGGTCCGAGCGGCATGGGTGTGTTCTACGGGAAGTACGACCTCCTCGAGGAGCTCGACACGTTCATCGTTGGCGGGGATACTGTCTCGGACTCGAGGTATGAGGGTTGCGAGATCCTGAGACCGCCCCACAAGTTCGAGGCGGGGCTCCAGAACTTCAGCGGCATCATAGGAGCCGGCGCGGCGGTGGACTACCTCTCGAACATCGGCCTGGCGGAGATCGAGGAGCATTCACGCATGCTCAACAGAAAGGGTACGAAGTTGCTGGAGAACGTTCCCGGTCTGGATATCCTAGGTCCGGACGTGGAGGGCCGGGGAGCGATTCTGCCTTTCAACATGGAAGGGCTCGATCCCCACGATGTCGCCATGATCCTGGACGAGGTGGCGAACATAATGATCAGGAGCGGGATGCATTGCGTGCACAGCTGGTTCAACGCCCACAACATGAAGGGCTGCTCGAGGGCATCTTTCTACATCTACAACACCGAAGAGGAGGTCGACGTCCTCGGCGAGCGGATCACAAAGATGTCAGAGCAGTTCTCCTAG
- a CDS encoding glycosyltransferase family 4 protein, translating into MKIPEPLAQSVHQHEFAKNLVDLGIEVHLICRRDENRPSHEAGITYHRVFSKDVPLNRLFFTRDTKSKVRSLLREHEFDIVHDRGYLFGGSGIAIARKAGIPTILQIDDDWIRTEALTSRIAATRLYRQMALWWCQRTLQRADHAFSVSESLRRVTIDEWGADADKVSIIPNGVDLDLFNPGVEPFGVRDRLDAGGDSIVCFVGALGPWHGVDQLLQAFPIALRKDANMRLLLVGGAKEYEIGHLIAQTKSLGIADRVSFLGRVEHEEVPRILVESDVAVAPYPHADFGFSPLKIFEYLACGLPVITSDVPSTREIIRHGENGLLAKAGDPNELAKAILSVLGDSDLAARLKEGALESAQDFSWRKSTERLAKLYRKALRG; encoded by the coding sequence GTGAAGATCCCTGAGCCCTTGGCTCAGTCCGTTCATCAGCACGAGTTCGCGAAGAATCTCGTCGACTTGGGGATCGAGGTCCATCTCATCTGCCGGAGGGATGAGAACAGACCCTCTCACGAGGCGGGGATTACCTACCACAGGGTGTTCTCGAAAGATGTCCCGTTGAATAGGTTGTTCTTCACGCGGGACACGAAGAGCAAGGTCAGGTCCTTGCTGCGGGAGCACGAGTTCGACATCGTGCACGACCGCGGATACCTCTTTGGCGGGTCGGGCATCGCCATCGCCCGCAAGGCAGGGATTCCCACGATTCTACAGATTGACGATGACTGGATAAGAACGGAAGCCCTCACGTCGAGGATCGCGGCAACGAGACTCTATCGGCAGATGGCCTTGTGGTGGTGCCAACGGACGTTGCAGAGGGCCGACCACGCTTTCTCCGTGAGCGAGAGTCTCAGGCGAGTTACGATTGACGAGTGGGGGGCTGATGCAGACAAGGTCAGCATAATCCCAAACGGTGTGGACCTCGATCTTTTCAATCCTGGAGTCGAACCATTTGGTGTGCGTGATAGGCTCGATGCCGGAGGCGATTCCATCGTATGCTTTGTCGGAGCTCTGGGGCCCTGGCACGGTGTCGATCAGCTGTTGCAGGCCTTCCCAATAGCTCTTCGCAAGGATGCCAACATGAGGTTGCTACTCGTGGGTGGTGCGAAGGAATACGAGATCGGCCATCTGATAGCGCAGACGAAGAGCCTCGGCATCGCTGATAGGGTCAGTTTCCTTGGTAGGGTCGAACACGAGGAGGTTCCTCGCATCCTCGTGGAAAGCGATGTGGCGGTTGCCCCGTATCCTCACGCCGACTTCGGGTTCTCTCCACTGAAGATATTCGAGTACCTGGCATGCGGATTGCCCGTGATCACGAGCGATGTTCCCTCAACGAGAGAGATCATCCGTCACGGTGAGAACGGTCTCCTTGCCAAGGCGGGCGACCCGAACGAACTGGCCAAGGCGATTCTGAGCGTCTTGGGAGATTCTGACCTGGCGGCAAGACTGAAGGAAGGTGCGCTCGAATCGGCACAGGACTTCAGTTGGCGGAAATCGACCGAAAGACTGGCTAAGCTCTATCGCAAGGCTCTCCGAGGATGA
- a CDS encoding glycosyltransferase family 4 protein, translating into MRILQLCVRFPPAPGGAETHVHSISKELVKRGHDVTVFTSDLYTETPFVRLTEVPDTSDGIRVKRFRAHTMGGEMHYVLVPSLLWRSIREKVDVVHAHSYGYFHVNAAFLMRRLRGVPFVFTPHFHPEWSMWGGSKRKMLRRIYDRCLGSCIFDSADRIIGVSKAEMSLMNGGRFAEGRTTIIPNGISPGDFDPPPDGRLFREHYGLVGKVVLFVGRLASNKGLDTLVDSIPEVIAEHDDVKFVLVGQDEGMRESLLKRANSLGVSDALVFTGHITDDRLFRSAFASSDVFVLPSEYEAFGIVLLEAMMCEKPCIASAVGGTSEAVVQDETGLLVEYGNAGELAEMITGILSDPQKAKEMGKEGRERVLRKFTWGRVAGEIEKVYEDLI; encoded by the coding sequence GTGAGAATCCTCCAGTTGTGCGTCAGGTTTCCGCCCGCTCCTGGGGGCGCTGAGACGCACGTACACTCGATCTCGAAGGAGCTAGTGAAGAGGGGTCACGACGTCACCGTGTTTACTTCGGATCTCTACACGGAGACGCCGTTCGTTCGGCTGACCGAGGTGCCCGATACGTCCGACGGAATACGCGTCAAGAGGTTCCGAGCGCACACGATGGGCGGAGAGATGCACTACGTCCTCGTTCCGTCCCTCTTGTGGAGATCGATCCGAGAGAAGGTCGATGTCGTACACGCCCACTCATATGGATATTTCCATGTCAATGCCGCATTCCTAATGAGAAGACTGCGCGGTGTGCCCTTCGTCTTCACTCCCCACTTCCATCCAGAGTGGTCGATGTGGGGCGGGAGCAAGAGGAAAATGCTGAGGAGGATCTATGACAGGTGTCTTGGGTCATGCATCTTCGATTCCGCGGACAGAATCATCGGCGTCTCGAAGGCAGAGATGAGCCTCATGAACGGTGGTCGCTTCGCGGAAGGGAGGACCACTATCATACCGAACGGGATATCGCCCGGGGATTTCGACCCGCCTCCAGATGGCCGACTGTTCAGAGAGCACTATGGATTGGTCGGGAAGGTCGTCCTGTTCGTCGGGCGTCTTGCGTCCAACAAGGGCCTGGACACGCTGGTGGATTCCATTCCAGAAGTGATCGCTGAGCATGATGACGTGAAGTTCGTACTCGTCGGGCAGGATGAAGGGATGAGGGAGAGTCTGCTCAAGAGGGCGAACTCGCTGGGCGTATCGGATGCCCTCGTCTTCACGGGCCACATCACCGATGACCGCCTGTTCAGGAGCGCATTTGCCTCCTCCGATGTGTTCGTGCTCCCTTCCGAGTACGAGGCCTTTGGGATTGTGTTACTGGAAGCGATGATGTGCGAGAAGCCCTGCATAGCAAGTGCCGTGGGCGGAACGTCAGAAGCCGTTGTCCAAGATGAGACCGGACTTCTCGTCGAGTACGGGAACGCTGGCGAACTCGCAGAGATGATAACTGGAATCCTGTCAGACCCCCAGAAGGCGAAGGAGATGGGCAAGGAAGGGAGGGAGCGGGTCCTCAGGAAATTCACATGGGGACGTGTTGCGGGGGAGATCGAGAAGGTCTACGAAGACCTCATCTGA
- a CDS encoding circadian clock protein KaiC, with translation MKKIKSGIYGLNPLLDGGMNENSTTVVIGASGAGKTTFATQFVRRGLEAGQESIFVSLDENKDEIIREAIEMGWREILDYLDNEKLVFIDASGKEFSSFIKKELPSFVADWGGSNARISIDPLTPVMWSVQDQYERRDLIGFLLKQARKVGTVLCTLEEHGSSGDLSGPETIIPMYLADCVVHLRYRPVDGAVSRTLKIVKCRSSKHSDLAHPYRIIKGLGLIVERGNYRKVETKKIPDKLREDFKKIVGNKVPPHVRARLSRALKDLTDDDFEGIKASEIIEDIIEEYEKK, from the coding sequence ATGAAGAAGATCAAGAGCGGAATCTACGGTCTGAATCCTCTCTTGGACGGCGGCATGAACGAGAACTCCACGACGGTCGTGATTGGAGCCTCGGGCGCCGGCAAGACCACATTCGCCACCCAGTTCGTCCGAAGGGGACTGGAAGCGGGGCAAGAGAGCATCTTCGTAAGCCTTGACGAGAACAAGGACGAGATAATCAGGGAAGCCATCGAAATGGGGTGGCGCGAGATACTCGATTACCTTGACAACGAGAAGCTCGTGTTCATCGACGCTTCCGGAAAGGAGTTCTCCAGCTTCATAAAGAAAGAGCTTCCATCCTTCGTCGCGGATTGGGGCGGGTCAAATGCTCGCATCTCAATCGATCCTCTGACTCCGGTCATGTGGTCGGTTCAGGATCAGTATGAGAGAAGAGACCTGATCGGATTCCTATTGAAGCAGGCTCGGAAAGTGGGAACGGTTCTCTGCACGCTGGAGGAGCACGGCTCGTCAGGGGACCTTTCGGGACCCGAGACGATCATACCCATGTACCTTGCGGATTGCGTGGTTCATCTCAGATACCGGCCAGTTGACGGTGCAGTGAGCCGAACGCTCAAGATCGTGAAATGCCGGAGCAGCAAGCACAGCGATTTGGCACATCCCTACCGCATAATCAAAGGTCTGGGTCTCATAGTCGAGAGGGGGAACTACAGGAAGGTCGAGACGAAGAAGATCCCAGACAAACTGAGAGAAGACTTCAAGAAGATCGTTGGGAACAAGGTCCCGCCTCATGTTAGGGCACGGCTCTCCAGGGCTCTCAAGGATCTCACCGATGACGATTTTGAGGGGATCAAGGCCAGCGAGATCATCGAAGACATCATCGAGGAATATGAGAAGAAGTAA